The Desulfosoma sp. genome has a segment encoding these proteins:
- a CDS encoding D-alanine--D-alanine ligase encodes MAGTKLRVALLAGGVSAEREVSLKSAQQVFNALDKDKYEIFRYDPRDDLPRLVQDASQIDVALIILHGRLGEDGTIQGFLESLGIPYQGSGVLGSAVAMNKIVSKQLYQQAGIPVAPYLVVDRTNPTPFQKIVEQLGLPMVIKPEHEGSSIGLSIVRREKDLPQALEKAWAYDRRCLVEKYIAGIEVTGGVLGNDDLQALPLVEIIPSDAYEFFDYEAKYTPGATKEICPARLSPELTQKGQELALAAHRALCCRGYSRTDMIVDTQSSQIYVLETNTIPGMTQTSLFPQAAAVAGLSFSQLLDRLIALALEDKR; translated from the coding sequence ATGGCAGGGACCAAGCTGAGGGTTGCGCTGTTAGCCGGGGGGGTATCGGCGGAAAGGGAAGTGTCCCTCAAAAGTGCGCAGCAGGTGTTTAACGCTTTGGATAAGGACAAGTACGAAATCTTTCGCTACGATCCGCGCGATGATCTTCCCCGCCTGGTTCAGGACGCCTCTCAAATCGATGTGGCTTTAATCATCCTGCACGGTCGTCTCGGCGAAGACGGCACCATTCAGGGGTTTTTGGAATCGCTGGGTATTCCCTACCAGGGAAGCGGTGTTTTAGGAAGTGCCGTGGCCATGAACAAGATCGTGAGCAAACAGCTATACCAACAGGCCGGTATTCCGGTTGCCCCCTATCTCGTCGTCGATCGAACCAACCCTACGCCGTTTCAAAAAATTGTCGAACAATTAGGCCTGCCCATGGTGATCAAGCCGGAACATGAGGGCTCAAGCATCGGGCTGAGCATTGTGCGCCGGGAAAAGGATTTGCCTCAAGCCTTGGAAAAAGCCTGGGCTTATGATCGACGGTGCCTGGTGGAAAAGTATATCGCCGGAATCGAAGTGACAGGCGGGGTTTTGGGGAATGACGATCTCCAGGCGCTTCCCCTTGTGGAAATCATACCGAGCGATGCTTATGAATTTTTCGACTATGAAGCCAAGTACACTCCTGGAGCCACCAAGGAAATCTGTCCGGCACGCCTTTCCCCCGAACTCACGCAAAAAGGGCAGGAACTCGCCCTCGCGGCCCATCGCGCTTTGTGCTGCCGAGGCTACAGCCGAACCGACATGATTGTGGACACCCAATCAAGCCAAATCTACGTTTTGGAAACCAACACGATTCCGGGCATGACACAAACAAGCCTCTTCCCTCAAGCCGCCGCCGTTGCCGGTCTCTCCTTTTCTCAACTGTTGGACCGACTCATAGCCCTGGCTCTGGAAGACAAAAGATAA
- a CDS encoding MlaD family protein, translating to MGRPLSPFRIGLFVLSCGLLGIVAVIWLGASHLLESTQAYVTYFDESVKGLQKDAIVNYRGIAVGRVVSIGLGPDGRLIEVVMHLRSDFPIDDTLAIRLREQGITGLRFLEIDTAPPNTADLTPKVDFQPPYPVIRSYPSEIEELKMALESLYAKISAIDLEGLTEQWKKLGASVAGVVEGEDLSATLKNLRLGTEALARLGENLETTWNRNDLESLKNDLRHGVENFSKTASYLEKVTGSQDFRKSIKNLEEGLASAKETAQTLAAMSQETHETMTRWKGQTQESLVLLNQNLYALKNLLDQLTATVRALHEEPQKIFFPGRSQDPLERQKR from the coding sequence GTGGGTCGTCCTTTAAGCCCTTTTCGTATCGGCCTTTTTGTGCTCTCTTGCGGCCTTTTGGGTATCGTCGCCGTTATCTGGCTTGGCGCTTCCCATCTTTTGGAAAGCACGCAAGCCTACGTGACTTATTTTGACGAGTCGGTCAAAGGCCTTCAAAAGGATGCCATCGTCAATTACCGAGGAATCGCTGTGGGTCGTGTGGTGTCCATAGGACTTGGGCCCGATGGGCGTCTCATTGAAGTGGTCATGCATCTTCGTTCGGATTTTCCCATCGACGACACTCTAGCCATTCGATTACGTGAACAAGGCATCACAGGATTGAGGTTTCTGGAAATTGACACCGCGCCCCCAAATACCGCTGATCTTACGCCCAAGGTGGATTTTCAACCTCCGTACCCCGTGATCCGTTCCTATCCTTCCGAAATCGAGGAACTGAAAATGGCCTTGGAAAGCCTTTATGCAAAAATTTCGGCCATAGACTTAGAAGGTCTCACGGAACAATGGAAAAAGCTTGGGGCTTCCGTCGCCGGTGTGGTCGAAGGAGAAGATCTTTCCGCAACCCTCAAGAACCTTCGACTAGGGACGGAAGCTCTCGCTCGCTTGGGCGAAAACCTGGAAACCACCTGGAACCGCAACGACTTGGAATCTCTCAAAAACGATCTGCGTCATGGCGTGGAAAACTTTTCCAAGACAGCCTCCTACCTGGAAAAGGTCACCGGATCTCAGGATTTTCGTAAAAGTATTAAGAATCTTGAAGAGGGGTTAGCCTCAGCCAAGGAAACCGCTCAAACCCTGGCGGCCATGTCCCAAGAAACCCACGAAACCATGACCCGATGGAAAGGTCAAACCCAGGAAAGCCTGGTCCTGCTGAACCAAAACCTCTATGCCCTCAAAAACCTTTTGGATCAATTGACCGCCACCGTGCGTGCCTTGCATGAAGAGCCCCAAAAGATCTTCTTTCCTGGACGATCCCAAGATCCCTTGGAGAGGCAAAAACGATGA
- the queD gene encoding 6-carboxytetrahydropterin synthase QueD → MYEVKVRADFAAAHNLRNFRGRCENLHGHNWKVEVTVRGDRLDESGVLMDFGEVKEALRKALDQLDHQYLNDLPYFQDKNPSSELIARFLFETLSPVVDGPHRRVHSVSAWESKDSCATYYGER, encoded by the coding sequence ATGTATGAGGTGAAAGTGAGAGCGGATTTTGCCGCAGCGCATAACCTGCGCAATTTTCGAGGGCGTTGCGAGAACCTTCACGGCCACAACTGGAAAGTGGAGGTGACGGTCCGTGGAGACCGCTTGGATGAAAGCGGTGTGCTTATGGATTTCGGCGAGGTGAAAGAAGCACTCAGAAAGGCTTTGGATCAGTTGGACCATCAGTACCTCAATGATCTTCCTTATTTTCAGGACAAGAACCCCTCCTCGGAACTAATCGCCAGGTTTTTGTTCGAGACCCTTTCGCCCGTCGTGGACGGGCCGCACCGGCGAGTGCACAGTGTGTCCGCATGGGAGTCCAAGGATTCATGTGCCACATACTACGGGGAACGCTAA
- a CDS encoding DUF2333 family protein, translating into MSRCVRKSSASLSCVGTRGLGCLFFGFFLLSALVFFTESSWALQKHTLEGTGSTPSQAMTDAKAPTSPSQAPMAETPASQAPSAGPVPETKPAPAQPGVPRVPTVQPQAKEAAHAPKVELHAPALPGHAEEEKHEEHGVVLPQISPTPGVTFVETMIKLMEYELKGRFLGWRPNDLILGRFTDNINNYQLGVLEAMRFTTLRLKDSLTRMGEADTYDRDLEDALNLFMNKATLFWFPSAETSYGEAVDHLKKFLEKLKTGRRNFYYRTDNLLSLLKTYGDLLGNVNKSLIIDRYPDGRTVSWFDVDDYFYYAKGVAHVMYEILKVCRVGFYEQLVTIDAVDIMDEILHELHRAEQMDPWIVLNADLDGFFANHRANLNAPLSEVAHLIAIVSRF; encoded by the coding sequence ATGAGCCGATGCGTGCGCAAGTCTTCTGCCTCCTTGTCCTGTGTCGGGACACGAGGACTCGGATGTCTTTTTTTTGGATTTTTCTTGCTGAGCGCCCTCGTTTTTTTCACCGAAAGTTCTTGGGCCTTGCAAAAACACACCTTGGAAGGGACTGGTTCGACACCGTCGCAAGCCATGACCGATGCCAAGGCTCCAACCAGTCCTTCTCAGGCTCCTATGGCCGAAACACCTGCTTCCCAGGCACCATCTGCGGGTCCTGTCCCGGAAACGAAACCGGCACCGGCTCAACCCGGTGTTCCCCGAGTTCCGACTGTTCAGCCGCAAGCCAAAGAAGCGGCTCACGCCCCAAAAGTGGAGCTTCATGCTCCGGCTTTGCCCGGTCATGCCGAAGAGGAAAAACATGAAGAGCACGGAGTGGTACTTCCCCAAATTTCGCCCACACCCGGCGTGACTTTCGTGGAAACCATGATCAAGCTTATGGAATACGAACTGAAAGGGCGTTTTCTGGGATGGCGCCCCAATGACTTGATCCTGGGACGTTTCACCGACAACATCAACAACTACCAATTGGGTGTCCTGGAAGCCATGCGGTTTACGACACTGCGCCTCAAAGACAGCCTCACCCGCATGGGCGAAGCCGACACCTATGATCGAGACTTGGAAGACGCCCTTAACCTTTTCATGAACAAAGCCACACTCTTTTGGTTTCCTTCAGCGGAAACTTCCTACGGCGAGGCCGTGGACCACCTGAAAAAATTCTTGGAAAAGCTTAAAACCGGTCGACGCAACTTTTATTATCGGACGGATAATTTGCTGTCGCTCCTGAAAACCTATGGGGATCTCTTAGGCAATGTGAACAAAAGCCTCATTATCGACCGGTATCCCGATGGGCGCACTGTGAGCTGGTTTGATGTGGATGACTATTTTTACTATGCCAAAGGGGTTGCCCATGTGATGTACGAAATCCTCAAGGTGTGCCGAGTAGGTTTCTACGAGCAGCTGGTAACCATTGACGCCGTGGATATCATGGATGAAATCCTCCATGAACTTCATCGGGCGGAACAAATGGATCCATGGATAGTCCTGAACGCGGATCTGGACGGTTTTTTCGCCAACCATCGGGCGAATCTTAACGCTCCCTTGTCCGAAGTCGCGCACCTTATTGCGATTGTGAGCCGATTCTAG
- a CDS encoding HD domain-containing protein — translation MKIPTMIECLELLRRVNLPDHIVGHSLQVARCAVALAQHLNADGHRLNLDLVCAGGLLHDIAKDISLKTGENHAQLGASMLEEMGLSLVAPIVRDHVYLDEGMLEAPFSESLLVNYADKRVKHLNIVALDERFSDLVTRYGKTPERKALLEHRHRLYKILERRLFAHTSLEPEHLAGEALKIPWLQSCSLSSG, via the coding sequence TTGAAAATTCCAACAATGATTGAATGCTTGGAGCTTTTGCGAAGGGTGAATCTGCCCGATCACATTGTGGGTCACAGCCTTCAAGTGGCTCGATGTGCCGTAGCTTTGGCTCAGCACCTTAACGCCGACGGTCATCGGCTCAATCTGGATTTGGTCTGCGCCGGCGGACTGCTCCATGACATCGCCAAGGACATTTCATTAAAAACCGGCGAAAATCACGCCCAATTGGGTGCCTCCATGCTGGAAGAAATGGGCCTGAGTCTGGTGGCTCCCATTGTGCGCGACCATGTTTATTTGGACGAAGGCATGCTTGAGGCTCCTTTTTCCGAATCCCTCCTGGTGAATTATGCCGACAAGCGCGTCAAGCATCTGAACATCGTGGCTCTTGACGAAAGATTTTCCGATCTTGTGACCCGCTACGGCAAAACTCCGGAAAGAAAAGCTCTGCTGGAACACCGCCACCGACTCTACAAGATTCTGGAACGACGGCTTTTTGCTCACACCTCACTTGAACCCGAACATTTGGCCGGTGAAGCTTTGAAGATTCCCTGGCTTCAAAGCTGCTCCCTTTCGTCCGGGTGA
- a CDS encoding MlaE family lipid ABC transporter permease subunit, whose protein sequence is MGPLTLKTVTEHWITLQNLLTQPSMRHLVVDLSQVNAVDSSGLVLLKTARDRCARASIGFELRAVPESFQAFFAFGGLDRAKSEKAPVPRISKGFVTRLGETVLETWDELRLMVSFVGNVTVAFVHCCFDPRRFRLREVFYYVQRSGSEAMPIVFLVSFLMGLIMAFQAAVQLRQFGANIFVADLVSLALTRELGPLMTAIILAGRSAAAFAAEIGTMKVNEEVDALTVMGFNVTEFLIMPKVTALAVSGPLLTVFANASGIFGGLVVGMLGLDLTPASFLLEVGQILTAADVLSGLAKSLVFAVLVALVGCLRGLQTEKSADSVGRMTTSAVVTSIFMIILADAVFTVLFHVFDI, encoded by the coding sequence GTGGGTCCCCTCACCCTGAAGACCGTCACCGAGCACTGGATAACCCTACAAAACCTTTTGACGCAGCCATCCATGAGGCATCTGGTGGTGGATCTGTCCCAGGTGAACGCCGTGGACAGTTCCGGTTTGGTGCTGTTAAAGACTGCACGGGACCGCTGTGCTCGAGCTTCCATAGGGTTTGAACTGAGAGCTGTTCCCGAATCGTTTCAGGCTTTTTTTGCCTTTGGCGGCTTGGATCGTGCCAAGTCTGAAAAGGCACCTGTTCCGAGAATTTCTAAAGGATTCGTGACCCGGCTGGGGGAAACCGTCCTTGAAACATGGGACGAGCTGCGCCTCATGGTCTCTTTTGTGGGAAACGTCACCGTTGCATTTGTCCATTGTTGTTTTGACCCCAGGCGCTTTCGCCTTCGAGAAGTTTTCTACTATGTGCAACGATCCGGGTCGGAAGCCATGCCCATTGTGTTCCTGGTAAGCTTTCTCATGGGCCTTATCATGGCTTTTCAAGCCGCGGTGCAACTCAGGCAATTCGGCGCCAACATCTTTGTGGCGGACCTGGTCAGCTTGGCCCTGACTCGAGAACTAGGCCCTCTCATGACAGCCATTATCCTCGCAGGTCGGTCCGCCGCAGCTTTCGCGGCGGAAATCGGCACCATGAAAGTCAATGAGGAAGTGGACGCCCTCACGGTCATGGGTTTCAACGTCACAGAGTTCCTCATTATGCCCAAGGTGACCGCCTTGGCCGTCTCGGGGCCTTTGCTCACCGTCTTTGCCAACGCCTCAGGAATCTTTGGCGGCCTGGTGGTGGGAATGCTCGGGTTGGACCTGACCCCGGCAAGTTTCCTGTTGGAAGTGGGGCAGATTCTCACAGCGGCCGATGTGCTGTCGGGTCTTGCCAAGAGTTTGGTCTTTGCGGTTTTGGTGGCCCTGGTGGGATGTCTTCGCGGTTTGCAGACCGAAAAATCGGCGGACAGCGTGGGCCGTATGACCACATCGGCCGTGGTCACATCCATTTTCATGATCATTTTGGCCGATGCGGTCTTTACCGTGCTTTTTCATGTGTTTGACATCTAG
- a CDS encoding integration host factor subunit alpha, with translation MTLTKAQIVDNLFAENVFTKAESAQIVETLFEIIKQTLEDGEDVLISGFGKFSVKQKNQRRGRNPQTGEPIQLPPRRVVTFKCSGVLRDRINHGR, from the coding sequence ATGACCTTGACCAAAGCACAGATCGTCGACAACCTCTTTGCCGAAAACGTTTTCACCAAAGCGGAATCCGCTCAAATTGTGGAAACCCTCTTTGAAATCATCAAGCAAACCCTCGAAGACGGCGAAGATGTGCTTATCAGTGGATTCGGCAAATTCAGTGTGAAGCAAAAGAACCAGCGCCGAGGGCGGAATCCGCAAACCGGGGAACCCATTCAGCTGCCTCCGCGCCGTGTGGTGACTTTCAAATGTTCCGGGGTGCTGCGGGATCGCATCAACCACGGTAGGTGA
- a CDS encoding ATP-binding cassette domain-containing protein gives MENGTDDVLIRTDGLTLGYGDRVILEDVTFSVHAGEIVTVLGGSGCGKSTLLKALIGLLRPIRGSAWIRGHCITGEDRDTVLHTVRRHIGVLFQYGALLGSLSIADNVAMPLEEFTQLPRRLIEEIVRFKLELVGLEDFAHFMPSELSGGMRKRAALARAMALDPEILFCDEPSAGLDPITAAELDELLLECNRALGITMLVITHELASIETISTRCIMLDKSARGVIAVGTPEQLKKENTDPRVRAFFHREPAWLRSAGLDTDVPR, from the coding sequence ATGGAGAATGGCACGGATGATGTTTTGATCCGCACCGACGGACTGACTCTGGGCTACGGGGACCGTGTGATCTTGGAAGATGTGACTTTTTCCGTCCATGCCGGCGAAATCGTCACTGTTTTGGGCGGCAGCGGTTGCGGCAAGAGCACGCTCCTCAAGGCCCTGATCGGGCTTCTTCGTCCGATTCGAGGATCCGCATGGATTCGAGGCCATTGTATCACGGGCGAGGACCGGGATACGGTGCTGCATACGGTTCGTCGCCATATCGGCGTTCTTTTTCAATACGGCGCGCTGCTGGGATCCCTTTCCATTGCGGACAACGTGGCGATGCCGCTTGAAGAATTCACTCAACTGCCCCGACGACTTATTGAAGAAATCGTGAGGTTCAAATTGGAACTCGTGGGTCTGGAAGACTTCGCTCATTTTATGCCGTCTGAACTGAGCGGCGGCATGCGCAAGCGGGCGGCTTTGGCGCGAGCCATGGCGTTGGACCCGGAGATTCTTTTTTGTGACGAACCTTCCGCAGGCCTGGATCCTATCACCGCCGCCGAATTGGACGAACTGCTTCTGGAATGCAACCGTGCTCTTGGGATAACCATGCTGGTCATTACCCACGAACTTGCCAGTATAGAAACCATTTCCACTCGGTGCATCATGCTGGACAAATCAGCTCGAGGCGTCATCGCCGTCGGAACTCCGGAACAATTGAAAAAGGAAAACACGGATCCAAGAGTTCGCGCTTTCTTTCACCGCGAACCGGCTTGGCTGCGTTCGGCCGGCTTGGATACGGATGTGCCTCGCTGA
- a CDS encoding ABC-type transport auxiliary lipoprotein family protein has translation MKMKVFFAMACLMAITAGGCSALFPTSAPPMYYQIQVPLKSLQVCNSPKKEPLRIWPLDGPAPYDRNALVLMTSSHTVQVSSRHRWITNPGEMLAQAVTEAALQAQIFSVVNVPGSPGSVPELQLAGRIREFAFHVDQEKTQAVLDVRIILWREAKPQIIVFQKSYRVTEPAFKDASPEELTETMSRAVARWIQELMNDLCQASLNKVS, from the coding sequence ATGAAAATGAAGGTTTTCTTCGCTATGGCGTGCCTTATGGCTATAACGGCTGGAGGATGCTCCGCCCTGTTTCCCACTTCGGCTCCTCCTATGTACTACCAAATCCAGGTCCCGCTCAAATCGCTCCAAGTCTGCAATAGCCCGAAGAAGGAACCTCTGCGTATATGGCCCTTGGACGGCCCGGCTCCTTACGATCGCAACGCCTTGGTGCTCATGACCTCTTCCCATACTGTGCAGGTTTCATCCCGGCACCGTTGGATCACCAATCCCGGAGAAATGCTCGCTCAGGCGGTCACGGAAGCGGCTCTTCAGGCCCAGATCTTTTCCGTGGTTAATGTGCCTGGAAGTCCGGGATCTGTGCCGGAACTGCAGCTGGCAGGCCGTATCCGTGAATTTGCTTTTCACGTGGATCAAGAAAAGACGCAAGCGGTGCTGGATGTGCGAATCATCCTATGGCGGGAAGCAAAACCCCAAATAATCGTCTTTCAAAAAAGCTATCGTGTCACCGAACCCGCCTTCAAAGACGCCTCACCGGAAGAACTCACCGAAACCATGAGCCGGGCGGTGGCACGATGGATTCAGGAACTGATGAACGATCTTTGTCAAGCTTCCCTGAACAAAGTTTCGTAA
- a CDS encoding M48 family metalloprotease codes for MYGQILTFIVALALFSIHEPGNETLRPPVKTLSMIFAVFGMFFLLCAWLFSRLHASLKRGASPEWVSARFHKLQSHLTILALGFLAVHVFVFNIKDFFQWIPGFTRSSTLSGLVGLAVYFLHLAAIWFWAHPLYRRLTGSMSGRWLYIRGHFGFYTALLFPWFFIALMLDTLQWVPLPGFLRSEPGHIVLFGSVFTLFLCLAPPVIVKFWRCQPIPASPLRDRLEAFCRSRNFRLGDFLLWPLYGGDHLSAAVLGILPRFRYILVTRSLLNLLNERELQAVVAHEMGHVKRFHALFYLSLFLAYAVVSYAFHDIVLLMILREKWALHWALSTETFHRNLFSVVYSIPVLALLVVYFRYLFGYFMRNCERQADLFALKTLGDPYPLVSSLQKIALHSGHIEDVPSWHHYSIRQRMLMLLAAAKNPELIAAHDRKLLRSAAIFFLALAFLIHGALQFRDSNKAQAWRQEIQLHILESQLQLDEKKPELYMAYSGILIQRQRYHEAQLILEKGLKLAPSHPGLQNNLAWLYATAPPPLRHPQRALELALKAAAQHPDPSVLDTLAEAYYVNGRYEEALAAIRKAIRQKPENLPYFLSQEKKFREALEKNSP; via the coding sequence ATGTACGGCCAAATTCTTACCTTCATTGTCGCCCTCGCTCTCTTTTCCATTCACGAACCGGGCAACGAAACCCTTCGTCCACCTGTGAAAACCCTATCTATGATCTTTGCCGTCTTTGGCATGTTTTTTCTCCTGTGCGCATGGCTTTTCAGCCGTCTGCATGCGAGCTTAAAGAGAGGGGCATCCCCGGAATGGGTTTCGGCTCGCTTTCATAAGCTCCAAAGTCACTTGACCATTTTGGCTTTGGGGTTTCTTGCCGTTCATGTTTTTGTGTTCAACATCAAAGACTTTTTTCAATGGATTCCAGGCTTCACCCGTTCTTCCACCCTTTCCGGTCTGGTAGGCCTGGCCGTGTATTTCCTGCATTTGGCCGCCATCTGGTTTTGGGCGCATCCTCTGTATCGTCGTCTTACCGGTTCCATGTCCGGCCGGTGGCTTTATATACGAGGTCACTTCGGCTTCTATACGGCTCTTTTGTTTCCATGGTTCTTTATCGCTCTTATGCTGGATACGCTCCAGTGGGTGCCCCTTCCGGGCTTTCTTCGTTCGGAACCGGGGCATATCGTCCTCTTCGGGAGTGTTTTTACGCTGTTCCTGTGCCTCGCTCCACCTGTCATCGTAAAGTTTTGGCGCTGCCAACCCATACCTGCGTCTCCTCTACGAGATCGTCTGGAAGCCTTTTGTCGATCCCGGAATTTTCGGCTGGGTGATTTTCTTCTCTGGCCTTTGTACGGAGGAGATCATCTTTCCGCGGCGGTGCTCGGCATTTTACCCCGATTTCGATACATCCTCGTGACGCGAAGCCTTTTGAACCTGCTCAACGAACGGGAACTTCAAGCCGTTGTGGCCCATGAAATGGGTCATGTGAAAAGATTTCACGCCCTTTTCTATCTGAGCTTGTTTCTCGCCTACGCCGTCGTCTCCTACGCCTTTCATGACATTGTGCTTCTCATGATCCTTCGAGAAAAATGGGCTCTTCACTGGGCGCTTTCCACCGAGACTTTTCATCGAAACCTTTTCAGTGTGGTCTACAGTATTCCGGTCTTGGCCCTGCTTGTGGTCTATTTTCGGTATCTGTTCGGCTATTTCATGCGCAACTGTGAACGCCAGGCCGATCTGTTTGCCTTGAAAACCCTTGGGGATCCGTATCCTTTGGTTTCATCCCTTCAAAAAATCGCCCTCCACAGCGGCCATATCGAAGACGTTCCCAGCTGGCATCATTACAGCATTCGTCAACGGATGCTTATGCTGCTGGCAGCCGCCAAGAATCCGGAACTGATTGCAGCCCATGACCGTAAGCTGCTGCGTTCCGCCGCCATTTTCTTTCTAGCTCTGGCCTTCCTGATCCATGGAGCGTTGCAGTTTCGCGATTCCAACAAGGCACAGGCTTGGCGTCAGGAAATTCAGCTTCATATTCTAGAATCCCAACTCCAACTGGATGAAAAAAAGCCGGAACTTTACATGGCTTACAGCGGCATCCTCATCCAACGTCAGCGGTACCACGAAGCTCAACTGATTCTGGAAAAGGGTCTCAAGCTGGCTCCTTCTCACCCCGGCCTTCAAAACAATTTGGCATGGCTGTACGCCACAGCCCCTCCACCCTTGCGCCATCCCCAAAGGGCTCTGGAATTGGCCTTGAAAGCCGCCGCGCAGCATCCGGACCCTTCGGTGTTGGACACTTTGGCCGAAGCCTATTACGTCAACGGGCGCTATGAAGAGGCTTTGGCAGCCATTCGAAAAGCCATTAGACAGAAACCGGAAAATTTGCCTTATTTTCTGAGCCAGGAAAAAAAGTTTCGGGAAGCTTTGGAAAAGAACTCGCCGTGA
- the dnaA gene encoding chromosomal replication initiator protein DnaA, with protein sequence MSRFREAEVMQHEWNAVCEKLQQGLSRGQYDFYVATLSFISFDGHRLTLGCQNKFHADWVRGHLARRILEAARERFPQLKECRFEILTQRAQEEAKDEEEFIRERPSGQLTFLDIGQPTRSPFNPRFTFDQFVVGQSNHFAYATCMAMTAQRGFHHQSVYLMADPGLGKSHLTHAVGNFLAHQAPNVRVRYVTAEQFTNEMVAALKRDRIEEFKRIYRDECDILLLEKVEFFSGKRKIQDELIYTLDEILDRGRRIICTGKTSPKDIPKLNRELRSRLGGLLVAPIDRPDFHTRKEIILRKAACDNVQLPMEVVEFLADRVTSDVRQLESCLVGLIAKSSILGIPISLNLARDVTQTILEYLPTLDVSHVTSAVCKSFGLQEQDLRAKGRSRRISEARQLAMYLCRQYTKESLNTIAQAFGRSHSTVIYAIKKVEQELNRKNSALRKHLEHVSRRIETRCLDE encoded by the coding sequence ATGAGTCGTTTCAGGGAGGCTGAAGTCATGCAGCATGAATGGAATGCCGTCTGTGAAAAGCTTCAGCAGGGCCTTTCCAGGGGACAGTACGACTTCTATGTGGCCACCCTTTCCTTTATCAGCTTTGACGGACACCGCCTTACCCTTGGATGTCAAAACAAGTTCCATGCCGATTGGGTGCGCGGCCATTTGGCTCGTCGCATTTTAGAAGCGGCCCGAGAGCGTTTTCCTCAATTGAAGGAATGCCGGTTTGAAATCCTTACGCAGAGGGCTCAGGAGGAAGCCAAAGACGAGGAGGAATTCATTCGGGAACGTCCTTCGGGACAGCTTACCTTTTTAGATATTGGACAGCCGACACGGTCCCCGTTCAATCCCAGGTTCACCTTTGATCAATTTGTGGTCGGTCAATCCAATCACTTTGCTTATGCCACCTGCATGGCCATGACGGCGCAAAGAGGCTTTCATCACCAGTCCGTGTATCTCATGGCTGATCCAGGTTTGGGAAAAAGCCATCTTACCCATGCCGTCGGGAACTTCCTGGCCCACCAAGCCCCCAATGTGCGTGTGCGGTATGTGACGGCGGAACAGTTCACCAACGAGATGGTAGCCGCCCTCAAAAGGGATCGAATTGAAGAATTCAAGAGAATCTACCGGGATGAATGCGACATTCTTCTCTTGGAAAAGGTGGAATTTTTTAGCGGCAAGCGCAAGATACAGGACGAACTGATCTACACGCTGGATGAAATCTTGGACCGAGGACGCCGAATCATCTGCACAGGAAAAACCTCTCCAAAGGACATCCCTAAGCTCAATCGTGAACTGCGATCCCGCCTGGGAGGGCTTCTGGTGGCACCCATTGATCGGCCGGACTTTCACACCCGGAAGGAAATCATTCTTCGCAAAGCGGCCTGCGACAATGTGCAGCTTCCCATGGAGGTGGTGGAATTCCTGGCGGATCGAGTGACCTCCGACGTGCGTCAGCTGGAAAGTTGTCTTGTGGGCCTGATAGCCAAGAGCAGTATTCTTGGCATTCCCATCTCCTTGAATTTGGCTCGAGACGTGACGCAAACCATTCTGGAATATCTACCCACCTTGGATGTGTCCCATGTGACCAGTGCCGTGTGCAAAAGCTTCGGTCTTCAGGAACAAGACCTTCGGGCCAAGGGGCGCAGCCGGCGCATCTCGGAAGCCCGTCAGCTGGCCATGTACTTGTGCCGCCAGTACACGAAGGAATCCCTGAACACCATTGCGCAGGCCTTTGGTCGCAGCCACAGCACGGTGATCTACGCCATCAAAAAAGTGGAGCAAGAACTGAATCGCAAGAACAGCGCGTTGAGAAAGCACCTGGAACATGTTTCTCGAAGAATTGAAACCCGGTGCCTCGACGAGTAA